One window of the Pradoshia eiseniae genome contains the following:
- a CDS encoding NADH-quinone oxidoreductase subunit J, with product MSGEVIAFMILGFMAVAGAVMMINLTKVMHMMIALVLTFVSVAGIFLLLSAEFAAVVQIMIYSGAITIIMLFGIMLTNHQDESPSKVRPLGKAMILLGILGFAAVVYAGIYNLDFGTVAGRLHADNTEKIGISIFSEYVIPFELLSVLLLVGLVGAIVLAKKDEKEEGDS from the coding sequence ATGAGCGGGGAAGTCATCGCATTTATGATTTTAGGGTTTATGGCCGTCGCTGGGGCGGTGATGATGATCAATTTAACGAAGGTTATGCATATGATGATTGCCCTTGTGCTGACCTTCGTCAGCGTAGCTGGCATCTTCCTGCTCTTATCAGCGGAATTTGCCGCTGTCGTCCAGATTATGATTTACTCAGGCGCGATCACGATTATTATGCTTTTTGGGATCATGCTGACCAATCACCAGGATGAGAGCCCATCAAAGGTTCGCCCGCTCGGTAAGGCGATGATTCTATTGGGGATTCTCGGCTTTGCCGCCGTGGTATATGCTGGAATCTATAATCTTGACTTTGGGACTGTGGCAGGACGGTTGCATGCGGATAATACGGAGAAGATTGGCATCTCGATATTCAGTGAGTATGTGATTCCATTTGAGCTCTTATCCGTGCTGCTGCTTGTCGGGCTTGTCGGTGCCATTGTTCTCGCCAAAAAGGATGAAAAGGAGGAGGGGGATTCATGA
- the nuoK gene encoding NADH-quinone oxidoreductase subunit NuoK yields MSTVPLPAYLTLALVLFCIGLYGALTKRNMIMVLVSIELMLNAVNINLIAFSKLGPAPAIDGQVFALFVIAVAAIEAAVGLAILFALYRNRKTVNIDEMNKLNHSS; encoded by the coding sequence ATGAGTACGGTGCCACTTCCAGCCTATTTGACTCTGGCCTTGGTTTTATTTTGCATCGGATTGTATGGAGCATTGACGAAGCGGAACATGATCATGGTCCTCGTCTCGATTGAATTAATGCTTAATGCCGTCAATATCAACCTCATCGCTTTCAGTAAGCTTGGGCCCGCACCGGCTATCGATGGCCAGGTCTTTGCCTTGTTTGTGATTGCGGTGGCCGCGATTGAGGCGGCGGTCGGTCTTGCCATCTTGTTTGCCTTATACCGTAACCGTAAAACCGTCAATATCGACGAGATGAACAAGCTGAACCATTCTAGTTAG